In a genomic window of Rhinoderma darwinii isolate aRhiDar2 chromosome 10, aRhiDar2.hap1, whole genome shotgun sequence:
- the LOC142661399 gene encoding zona pellucida-like domain-containing protein 1, with translation MNLGIIFLIVTCLQSYTCQSCSPAYNRLPENSDITVICGATDIQLSINVCPVYFANFLPNELALNGKHNFTQCLGLMDNSTNPPVIKYTLHLDDSNNNTCGNFIEIINEVGTGQFSHYSNVQAVSISGFVDSLPISEMGLVSYSTNLYYNFSCHYPLQYILNNTELLTSFGAVAVNNNNGSFISTLRMQIFTDGNFSTVSTTNGTIYELKKKIYVQVTSNNSATSYNVNLDQCFATPIPIVTNGVNENYSFFTGCDVQNKTTIIFNGKGTSAKFSFEAFRFLQHNGQKTSSIYLHCLTRLCLYDQCPKCTGSRKRRQANDNTEPVMISSGPIYVTGETGQGTSVSSGGTSHLTLDRSGLTVGLMAAIIRMWP, from the exons ATGAATCTCGGCATTATCTTCTTGATAGTCACATGTTTGCAGTCCTATACTTGCCAGTCATGTTCCCCAGCATATAATAGACTACCAG AAAACAGTGATATAACAGTCATATGCGGAGCAACAGATATTCAGCTGTCCATAAATGTCTGCCCAGTTTATTTTGCCAATTTTCTTCCAAACGAGCTTGCCCTGAATGGCAAACACAACTTTACACAATGCTTGGGTCTCATGGATAACTCAACAAATCCTCCAGTAATAAAATACACCCTGCACCTTGATGATTCGAATAATAATACTTGTGGAAATTTCATTGAA ATTATAAATGAAGTCGGCACGGGTCAGTTCAGTCATTATTCAAATGTCCAAGCAGTAAGCATCTCTGGATTTGTGGATTCATTGCCAATATCCGAAATGGGACTTGTGTCTTATAGCACAAACTTATACTATAACTTTTCTTGCCATTACCCACTGCAGTATATTTTGAACAACACTGAATTGTTAAC TTCCTTTGGAGCAGTGGCTGTCAACAACAACAATGGTAGTTTCATCAGCACTCTACGTATGCAGATTTTCACG GATGGAAACTTCTCCACAGTATCAACTACAAATGGTACCATTTATGaactgaagaaaaaaatatatgtgcaaGTAACCAGCAATAACTCAGCTACGAG CTACAATGTTAATCTGGATCAGTGCTTTGCCACACCCATCCCTATTGTcactaatggggtaaatgaaaACTACTCCTTCTTCACAGG CTGTGATGTACAAAACAAGACTACCATTATTTTCAATGGTAAAGGCACATCTGCCAAGTTCAGTTTTGAGGCTTTCCGCTTTCTGCAGCACAATGGTCAAaaaacgtcatcaatatatctgcacTGCCTAACCCGCCTCTGTCTGTATGACCAATGTCCT aaatgcacAGGCTCCCGCAAAAGAAGACAGGCTAATGATAATACAGAGCCGGTGATGATTTCATCTGGACCCATCTATGTGACAG GGGAGACGGGTCAGGGGACCAGTGTTTCCAGTGGTG
- the BTG4 gene encoding protein BTG4, with product MKEEIAATVVFITMLVKKHRQLSKQKIERFAAKLTTILFARYKNHWYEENPSKGQAFRCIRINKCQSVDSVLEKACAESGVEFEALGLPKEMTIWVDPFEVCCRYGEKNCPFTIASFMGKEDCDVSKRISTAVEKATSDYHSGTSSDEEAAIKEPKTIPTVSNPNSIYQVHMKCPDYSQPMKTWSQFHRRKNYPNDGYHQPAGYYPQHRAHKPYRQTAAFSGPRVDRYHWVNTRR from the exons ATGAAGGAGGAAATTGCGGCCACAGTTGTCTTCATCACGATGCTGGTGAAGAAGCACAGGCAGCTGAGCAagcagaaaatagaaagatttgcTGCCAAACTGACGACCATACTATTTGCAAGGTATAAAAATCATTGGTATGAAGAAAATCCATCAAAAGGACAAGCTTTTCG ATGCATAAGAATTAACAAGTGTCAGTCAGTTGACTCTGTCTTGGAGAAGGCCTGTGCAGAAAGTGGTGTAGAATTTGAGGCTCTTGGACTGCCAAAGGAAATGACCATATGGGTGGACCCATTTGAAGTGTGCTGCag ATATGGTGAGAAAAATTGCCCCTTCACAATTGCGAGTTTCATGGGTAAAGAAGACTGTGATGTGTCTAAGAGAATCAGCACCGCTGTAGAGAAAGCCACCTCTGACTATCACTCTGGGACATCTTCAGATGAAGAAGCTGCCATAAAGGAACCAAAGACCATTCCCACCGTGAGCAATCCCAACAGTATCTACCAGGTCCACATGAAG TGTCCAGATTACAGCCAGCCTATGAAGACTTGGTCCCAATTTCATCGGCGAAAGAACTACCCAAATGATGGGTACCACCAGCCTGCAGGCTACTATCCTCAGCACAGGGCTCACAAACCCTACAGACAGACCGCTGCATTTTCAGGTCCTCGTGTTGACCGGTATCACTGGGTAAACACAAGACGCTGA